AACGGAATCACCATACGGTGTGTACCTGGAGCCCGACTACGCCAGGTTCGGAGGAACAGGCATTGCTCCGCTCCTCAACGGACAGTCGGTCGTGTCCGCGGCCGTACGGTCGGTCTCCGAGCCCGCGACCGGCGCTGAATATCTGAATGTTCAGTTCAGCTTCGTGCCGCCGAACGAACGCCGATTGCGCGGTGACATCTACGTGGTAGGCAGCTTCAACAACTGGAAGGCCTCGCCGGACAGTCGTCTTGACTTCGTCATCGGAGCCGGTAGGTACGAGGGTAATGTGCTTGTCAAGCAGGGTCAGTACGAGTACCGCTATTATGCGACGGACAGCGAGGCCAGAGAAACAATCGACCGCGGCATTCCGCGCCCCGAGAATCTGTACACAGTATTCGTTTACTACAATGACATTCGCGTCAATACCGACCGACTGCTCACGGTCGGGGGAGTCGTCCGCCCCTGACCCGGCGACGAGCATCGCAACACATGCACTTCAGATCCATCCGTGACCATCTCATGACCGAAAGCCGTCAACCCGTCATTGTCTGCCTTGCCAGCTACTTCAAGGGTGGACAATTTCTTGAGGCATGCAAGGCCGCCGGAGCCTACGTGATACTTATCACGAAAGAGAAATTCAGATATGAGCGCTGGCCGTTTGCGAGCATAGACGAGTTCCATGCCATGCCCGATCTGTCCCGAGAGCGTGACGTCACGAACGGTGTGGCTTATCTCGCCCGTCGTCAGGGCGTCGATGCGATCGTCGCTCTCGACGAGTATGATGCGATGGTGGCGGCGAATCTGCGGGAGCATTTCCGCGTCCCGGGGATCGGCCATACGCAGGCTCGCTTCTTCCGTGACAAACTCGCCATGCGTACCCGGGCGAAGAAATCCCGTATTCGGATGCCCCGATTTGTGTCGGTGCTGAATCATGCGCTCATCGGAGAGTTCCTGGCGACCGTTCCTGCACCATGGGTAATGAAGCCCCGGATGGAAGCAAGCGCCATGGGTATCCGCAAGATCGACTCAGCCGACGAGGTGTGGAGTCAGATTGAGGCACTGGGCGATCAGCAGTCGGATTTTCTGATCGAAGAGTTCGTGAGCGGAGACGTGTTCCATGTCGACAGTGTGATTACGTCCGGCAAGGTCGTGTTTGTCGCTCCCAGCCAATACCAGAATCCGCCGCTGAACATCTACCAGGGCGGGGGAGTCTTTCAGACGACGACGGTTGAGCCGTCCAGTGACCTGGCCAGCGACCTGGCGAAAGCCAACAAGAGATTGCTGAAGGCGTT
The nucleotide sequence above comes from Rhodothermales bacterium. Encoded proteins:
- a CDS encoding ATP-grasp domain-containing protein, with amino-acid sequence MTESRQPVIVCLASYFKGGQFLEACKAAGAYVILITKEKFRYERWPFASIDEFHAMPDLSRERDVTNGVAYLARRQGVDAIVALDEYDAMVAANLREHFRVPGIGHTQARFFRDKLAMRTRAKKSRIRMPRFVSVLNHALIGEFLATVPAPWVMKPRMEASAMGIRKIDSADEVWSQIEALGDQQSDFLIEEFVSGDVFHVDSVITSGKVVFVAPSQYQNPPLNIYQGGGVFQTTTVEPSSDLASDLAKANKRLLKAFGLKEGVAHAEFIRRSEDGKLYFLEVAARVGGAGIDQLVEAAYGVNLWQEWARNVVLPLTGSPYNLPETRADHAGLVVCLSRTEHPDMTPFDGEEVFWRMEKPHHAGLVLRSSSRKRLDDLLTSYRERFAQEFLATQPPLDKASD